Below is a genomic region from Terriglobales bacterium.
AAGGCCCGGTGATGATCACCAACACCCACAGCGTGGGCGTGGTGCGTGACGCCGTGGTCGCCTACCGCGTAAAGCTCGGCCGCAAGGACACCGAGGGCTTCTGGTGGTCGTTGCCGGTTGTGGCCGAAACCTGGGACGGCTATCTCAATGACATCAATGGCTTCCACGTGAAAGCTGCAAATGCTTTTGAAGCTTTGGACGGGGCGCGTCCCGGACCGGTAGCCGAGGGCAATGTGGGCGGCGGCACGGGCATGATTTGCCACGAGTTCAAGGGTGGCATCGGCACCTCCTCGCGCAAGCTGAGCGAAAAAGCCGGCGGATACACGGTGGGTGTGCTAGTGCAGTGCAACTACGGGCTGCGCGACCAACTGAGGATCGCCGGTGTGCCTGTGGGCCGCGAGATCCGCGAGCAACTGGTGTACCCGCAGGAAACCGGCTCGATCATCGTGGTGGTGGCCACGGACGCGCCGCTGCTGCCGCACCAGTTGAAGCGCCTGGCTCGCCGCGTCTCGCTCGCCCTGGGGCGCATGGGCTCGGTCAGCGGTAACGGCTCCGGCGATATCTTCATCGCCTTCTCGACCGCCAACCCCGGAGCCGCGGAAGCCAAGGGTACGCGCGCCCTCACCATGCTTCCCAACGACAGCATGGGCGGGCTGTTTGCGGCTACGGTCGAAGCTACCGAGGAAGCCATCGTCAACGCCATGGTGGCTGCGGAGACCATGACCGGCGTGGATGGCCGCACCGTGATCGCCCTGCCTCACGACCGCCTGCGCGAAATCCTGAAGAGATACAACCGGTTGGTCGAGCCCAAGTAGCCTGGACTCGGTGGCGCCGCGATGGGAGTGGCATGCCCTTCTGACCGCCACGTTTGCGCACTACAACGCGCAGACATGGAACGCCGCAACTTCGCGTTTCCCGAGACCTGAGACCTGATACCCGCTCTTACGGTGCCGCTACCATCTCCGCCTGCGGCAACCGGACGATGTAAGGGGTCACCAGTACGAGGAACTGGTTATCCGTCTTCTCCAGGTTCTCGTTGACGAACGGGCGCCCGATGAATGGCAAGTGGCCCAGCCCGGGCAGGCGGCTGAACGCTTTCTGCTCCGATTGGCTCACGATGCCCGATACGACGGCCGTCTCGCCCCGCCGCACGGTGACGCTGCCGGTGTACAGCCGGTTGCTCAGGATGGGGACGCTGTTCAGCGACTGGCCGCTCAGTGCTTTGAGTTCCACCTCCAGCTTCAGGGTCACGTCCTCCTTGCCCAGCACGAAGGGCGTGGCCTTGATGTTGAGTCCAAGGTCTTCGTAGTTGAACGAGGGGAAGGCCGGCTGGAAGCTCTGGTTCTGGATGACCCGGGCGAGCGCCGGACTGTTGAGGATGGGGCTGAAGCTGGCGGTCAGGATGGGGAAGCGCTGGCCGATGCGCAGCACCGTCTCCTTGCCGTGGGCGGTGCGCAGGCTGGCGTGCTCCAGCATGCGCACGTTGGATTCGTTGAACAGCACGTTGAGGGTCGCCTGTGGAAAGGTGATGCCGGTGAGCGTGATGCCGCCGCCGAAGGCCGCGAAACTCTGGGTCAGCACCGTGCCTCCCCGCAACTGGGCCAGTACCGCCGCCACCGCCGCCGGGTCCACCTGGTTCAGGCCGCCGGAGGCGATGAGCTGATCGATCAGGCTCTGCCCGCCCGCCGCTTGCAGCAGTTGCCGGGCTTCAGTGGGCACGTTGAAGATGCGGAACTGCAGCGGCAGGTCCAGGCCCAGCTCGCGGGTCACCCTGCGGTCGATTTCGAAGACTTTCACATCCAGCATGACCTGCGCCGGTCCGGCGAGCAGATCTTCGAGAAAGCGCGTAGCCGCCTCCACCTGCGACTGCGGCGCGCGCACCGTGATCAGGCCGGCGGACGCGTTCACCGAGACGGCGCGGATCTCCAGCACCGAGCGCAGCACGGTGACCAGCTCGTTCAATTCCCCCGGGGTCGTCGCATCGGGCAGCTCGAAGGTGCGCAGCACCACGGGCTGGAACTGCCGCCGGTTCTCCGGCGTGTCGCGCGCCATCAGGATCTGGCCGGCGGCCAGCGGCACCCAGAACGTCCGGGTCACGCGGCAGGCCAGGTCGATGGCGGCGGCGAAATCCGCCTGCTCCAGGTCGAAGCGCACCACGGTGGAGGGCACGGAGTCATCCAGCGCCACGGTGAGGCCGAATTCGGCGCCCACCCGGTTCAGCAGGTTGCGCGCCGTCCCGCGGAAGTGGAAGTCGCGCCGTCCCGGGCGCGGCTGCAGGGTGACGGCCCGCGAGTCGGAAACGATCTTGAGCGCCGAATACTTGCGCAGCAGAGCGGCGGTGGGATCGCCGGCTTCGGCGCCGGCTCCCGCAAGCTCCGCCTGGCGCAGCCGGGCGCGCGCCACCTCGTTGCCGGGGTCGAGTTCGAGAGCGGTGCGGAATTCCGTGATGGCCTCCTGCAACTCGCCCGCCTCCAGCCGTTCCTGGCCGCGCGCGATGTGCTCCTGCGCCAGCGCCAGCCGCACCACCTCACGCGCCGTGACGTAGGCGGCGTTGGAAGGCTGAAGCCGTGCTGCTTCATCCAACGCCGCAAGCGCTTGCCTGGTCTGGCCCTTTTCCGCCAGTCCTTGCCCTTTGCGAAAACTCTTTTCCGCCTGGCGAGCGTCTTTCTTCGCCTGTTTGCAGGCTGCGTCGCAGGGCTCTCCCGCCTGCGCGCCAAGCGTCGCGGCCAAGAACGAGATGATGAGCAGTGCTGCCCGCATTTCTGGAAAGTGGAAACTTGAAACTTTGCTTTTTACTTCTCCCCTCTCAAGACCACTCGTTCGATCGCGCTCGCCCGTCCGCTCGCCGGGTCGCACTCGATGAGCGCAGCGCACAGGCGCACGTCGCCGCGCGCCGGCTCAAAGCGCGCCGGCATGCTGGTGAGGAAGCGCTGCAGCACCTGCTGTTTCTCCACGCCGATCACGCTGTCGTAAGGGCCGGTCATCCCCACGTCGGTCAGGTAGGCGGTGCCGCGCGGGAGCACGCGCTCATCCGCTGTGGGCACGTGGGTGTGTGTACCGATGACCGCGGTCACGCGCCCGTCCAGGTACCAGCCCATGGCGATTTTTTCCGACGTGGCTTCCGCGTGCATGTCCACCACCACCACCTTGGCCCGGACGCTCTTCAGCAACTGGTCGGCGACGCGGAATGGGTCGTCGTTGTCCACCATGAACACCCGGCCCTGCAGGTTCAGGACGGCGTAGGCGACGCCGCCCTTGGTCGCGCCCTCGTAGATGCCGAATCCGGGCGTGCCGGCGGGATAGTTCGCCGGACGCAGCACGCGGCGGGCCGCGCTGGTGGCGTTGCCATCGGCCGACTGCAGGTATTCCACGATCTCGCGCTTGTCCCAGACGTGGTTGCCGGTGGTGAGCACGTCGATGCCCAGCGCCAGCAGCTCTTCGGCGATCGAAGGGGTCACGCCGAAGCCCGCGGCCGCGTTTTCCGCGTTGGCGATCACCAGGTCGACCTTGCGCTGCGCCACCTGGTCGGCCAGGTGGTCGCGCACGATGCCCCGCCCCGGCCGCCCGAAGATGTCGCCGATGAACAGAATGCGCATGCGCCGCACGATGGTACCACGCCCTCAGCGCCCGCCTTCCGCCCGCCGCTTCACCCTGCGCAGCATCTCTCTGCGGATGAGCCCGAGCTTCGCTTTCACCGGAAACTTGAACCTGGAAGCTCGAAACTGTGTTACTGCAGCTCTACCGTCTTCAAAAAGTCGTAGTTCCCCGAAGACGCCACCTGTGCCCCCTTCACCCTCGCGGAGTGCACCAGCACGTTGTCGAGGTACCAGAGATGGATATAGGGCAGGTCCTCGGCCAGGAGGCGCTGCAGCTCGGCGTAGAGCCGCCGGCGCTCTTCCGTATCCGTGGTGCGGCGGGCTGCGTCGATGAGCGCATCCACCTGCGGGTTGGCGTAGTGCCCGCGGTTCGCCCGCTTGGGAGGGAAGCTCGCCGAGTGGAAAACGTGCTCGAAGATGTCCGGGTCTTCATTGCCTCCGATCCAGCGCAGCGAGATCATCTGAAAAGCGCCGCGGGTCACGTCGCTGAAAAAAGTCGCGAACTCGAAACTGCGGATCTCCAGCTCGATCCCCACCGCGCGCAACTGCTGCTGCAGCACCGCCGCCAGCAGCCGCGTGGATTCTTCCGTCGAGGTCTTCATGGTCAGGCGCAGCCGCAACCCGTTGCTGCGTGCCGGATAGCCGGCTTCGTCGAGCAGCCGGCGGGCGCGTTCCGGGTCGTAGTCGTAGCGCGCGCCCTCGCTGGAAAACGCCCAGTGCTCCGGCGGCAGCAGGCTCTCCGCCGGACGCGCCAGGTCCCGCCACAGGTAGTGGAGGATGGGACGCCGGTCGATGGCATGCGCCAGCGCCCGTCGCACCCGCACGTCTTTGAGGACCGGATCTTCCAGGTTCAGTGCGATGTAGGCGTAGATCGTTCCCGGCCCCTCGGTGATGGACAGGCGTCCTTTGCGGCGCAACGCTTCCACCATGTCCGCGGTGAGCGCGTTGATGGCCACGTCGGCCGAGCCTTTTTCCAGCTCCAGCACACGGGTAGTCGTGTCCGGGACTACGGCAAAGCGCACCCGTTCGATCTTCGGCTTCTCGCCCCAGTAGGCATCGTTGCGTTCGATCACCACTTCCTTGTCCTGCGCCAGCCTCACGAAGCGGAACGGCCCGCTGCCCACCGGATGGCTCTTCAGCTCCGCTCCGCTGCCATACGGGACAATGCCAATGGCGCCGCCGGAAAGGTTCCACAAAAGCGGCGCATAGGGTTCTCGCAGATGGAAGATGACGGTGGCCTCATCCGGTGTCTCAATGCGCTCGATCAGCCGGTAGGTCGAGGCTTTGGGCGTGCGCAGCGTACCGTCGCGCACC
It encodes:
- a CDS encoding P1 family peptidase, which produces MRRVIVVLLLATSVLAQSKPRARDLGVPFDGTPGPLNAITDVAGVEVGHSTIIRGEGKLETGKGPVRTGVTAILPRGRANSDPVFGAWFSLNGNGEMTGTTWLEESGFLEGPVMITNTHSVGVVRDAVVAYRVKLGRKDTEGFWWSLPVVAETWDGYLNDINGFHVKAANAFEALDGARPGPVAEGNVGGGTGMICHEFKGGIGTSSRKLSEKAGGYTVGVLVQCNYGLRDQLRIAGVPVGREIREQLVYPQETGSIIVVVATDAPLLPHQLKRLARRVSLALGRMGSVSGNGSGDIFIAFSTANPGAAEAKGTRALTMLPNDSMGGLFAATVEATEEAIVNAMVAAETMTGVDGRTVIALPHDRLREILKRYNRLVEPK
- a CDS encoding ABC transporter substrate-binding protein yields the protein MSCSHKPAANTLVMIIESAPQNLDPRVGTDAQSERIGALIFDALLERDEHFRVQPHLAERWEVADPLTYVFHLRRGVRFHDGRPLTSRDVKWTFDSVRDGTLRTPKASTYRLIERIETPDEATVIFHLREPYAPLLWNLSGGAIGIVPYGSGAELKSHPVGSGPFRFVRLAQDKEVVIERNDAYWGEKPKIERVRFAVVPDTTTRVLELEKGSADVAINALTADMVEALRRKGRLSITEGPGTIYAYIALNLEDPVLKDVRVRRALAHAIDRRPILHYLWRDLARPAESLLPPEHWAFSSEGARYDYDPERARRLLDEAGYPARSNGLRLRLTMKTSTEESTRLLAAVLQQQLRAVGIELEIRSFEFATFFSDVTRGAFQMISLRWIGGNEDPDIFEHVFHSASFPPKRANRGHYANPQVDALIDAARRTTDTEERRRLYAELQRLLAEDLPYIHLWYLDNVLVHSARVKGAQVASSGNYDFLKTVELQ
- a CDS encoding TIGR00282 family metallophosphoesterase codes for the protein MRILFIGDIFGRPGRGIVRDHLADQVAQRKVDLVIANAENAAAGFGVTPSIAEELLALGIDVLTTGNHVWDKREIVEYLQSADGNATSAARRVLRPANYPAGTPGFGIYEGATKGGVAYAVLNLQGRVFMVDNDDPFRVADQLLKSVRAKVVVVDMHAEATSEKIAMGWYLDGRVTAVIGTHTHVPTADERVLPRGTAYLTDVGMTGPYDSVIGVEKQQVLQRFLTSMPARFEPARGDVRLCAALIECDPASGRASAIERVVLRGEK
- a CDS encoding tetratricopeptide repeat protein, translating into MRAALLIISFLAATLGAQAGEPCDAACKQAKKDARQAEKSFRKGQGLAEKGQTRQALAALDEAARLQPSNAAYVTAREVVRLALAQEHIARGQERLEAGELQEAITEFRTALELDPGNEVARARLRQAELAGAGAEAGDPTAALLRKYSALKIVSDSRAVTLQPRPGRRDFHFRGTARNLLNRVGAEFGLTVALDDSVPSTVVRFDLEQADFAAAIDLACRVTRTFWVPLAAGQILMARDTPENRRQFQPVVLRTFELPDATTPGELNELVTVLRSVLEIRAVSVNASAGLITVRAPQSQVEAATRFLEDLLAGPAQVMLDVKVFEIDRRVTRELGLDLPLQFRIFNVPTEARQLLQAAGGQSLIDQLIASGGLNQVDPAAVAAVLAQLRGGTVLTQSFAAFGGGITLTGITFPQATLNVLFNESNVRMLEHASLRTAHGKETVLRIGQRFPILTASFSPILNSPALARVIQNQSFQPAFPSFNYEDLGLNIKATPFVLGKEDVTLKLEVELKALSGQSLNSVPILSNRLYTGSVTVRRGETAVVSGIVSQSEQKAFSRLPGLGHLPFIGRPFVNENLEKTDNQFLVLVTPYIVRLPQAEMVAAP